The Streptomyces sp. NBC_01275 genome has a segment encoding these proteins:
- a CDS encoding MFS transporter, whose product MTRTAPGRLLALAQLGNSVGDGAYYTTSALYFTQIVGLAPARVGLGLTVGWAVGSLAGVPLGRLADRRGARGTAVLLALATGLAVASFTVVRGFVPFVLVACGYAAAQSGLAAARQALLAGLVPAGERTGLLARLQSTLNAGLAVGAGLGGLALHAGTRAAYAGVFVVDAVSFLVCALLLAALPRVAPGPVRPRGSLGVLRDRPYTVVALLNTVLLLRMPLLSLVLPLWITERTGAPAWLVSALFMLNTAAVTVFQVRAARGVTGLDSALRAVRRAGWVMWAACAVFTLSTGASAWVAAGVLVVGAVLQVIAEMGQSAGSWQLSFDLAPADRVGEYQGLFGTGVTVARTLGPLLLTWLLVEWGTPGWLLLGAAMTAASYAMGPAARWAAAAGERGAEGTAEGRGAEGTAEGRGADQVRAGQGAS is encoded by the coding sequence ATGACGAGGACCGCCCCGGGACGCCTGCTCGCGCTCGCCCAGTTGGGCAACTCGGTCGGGGACGGCGCCTACTACACGACGTCGGCCCTGTACTTCACCCAGATCGTCGGTCTCGCCCCCGCGCGCGTGGGGCTCGGGCTGACCGTCGGGTGGGCGGTCGGCTCGCTGGCCGGGGTGCCGCTGGGCCGACTGGCCGACCGCCGTGGGGCGCGCGGTACGGCGGTGCTGCTGGCGTTGGCGACGGGGCTCGCGGTGGCGTCTTTCACCGTCGTGCGCGGATTCGTGCCGTTCGTGCTCGTGGCGTGCGGGTACGCGGCAGCGCAGTCGGGGCTCGCGGCGGCCCGGCAGGCGCTGCTGGCGGGACTGGTGCCCGCCGGGGAGCGCACGGGGCTGCTCGCGCGCCTGCAGTCGACGCTGAACGCGGGGCTCGCGGTGGGCGCGGGGCTCGGCGGGCTCGCGCTGCACGCCGGGACGCGGGCCGCGTACGCCGGGGTCTTTGTGGTCGACGCGGTGAGCTTCCTGGTGTGTGCGCTGCTGCTCGCCGCGCTGCCTCGCGTGGCGCCCGGTCCGGTCCGCCCGCGCGGGAGCCTCGGTGTGCTGCGGGACCGGCCGTACACGGTCGTGGCGCTGCTCAACACCGTGCTGCTGCTGCGGATGCCGTTGCTGAGCCTGGTGCTGCCGCTGTGGATCACCGAGCGGACCGGGGCGCCGGCCTGGCTGGTCTCCGCGCTGTTCATGCTGAACACGGCCGCGGTGACGGTGTTCCAGGTACGGGCGGCGCGCGGGGTGACCGGGCTGGACAGCGCCCTGCGCGCGGTGCGGCGGGCGGGGTGGGTGATGTGGGCCGCGTGCGCCGTGTTCACGCTGTCCACGGGGGCGTCGGCGTGGGTGGCCGCGGGGGTGCTGGTGGTGGGTGCGGTACTTCAGGTGATCGCGGAGATGGGGCAGTCGGCGGGTTCCTGGCAGCTCTCCTTCGACCTGGCCCCGGCCGACCGCGTCGGCGAGTACCAGGGCTTGTTCGGCACCGGCGTCACGGTCGCCCGCACCCTCGGCCCCCTGCTCCTGACCTGGCTCCTGGTCGAATGGGGCACACCGGGCTGGCTCCTGCTGGGCGCGGCGATGACGGCGGCCTCGTATGCGATGGGCCCGGCGGCACGGTGGGCGGCGGCGGCTGGGGAGCGGGGAGCGGAGGGGACTGCGGAGGGGCGGGGAGCGGAGGGGACTGCGGAGGGGCGGGGAGCGGATCAGGTGCGAGCCGGGCAGGGGGCGAGCTGA
- a CDS encoding PLP-dependent aminotransferase family protein translates to MDGFWSGVGVDLHLEPDTGEGRRAGLERALRDAIRDGRLSPGTRLPATRRLAGELAISRNTVKAAYDQLVAEGYLTARQGSGTQVASLPSVAAEPPEAAARAREPRFDLRPGSPDVGAFPAAAWLRALRRAIATAPSLAYDYGDPRGRIELRTALSGYLGRARGVVAPPERIVITSGYVQGLALLTRVLDGAPIAMEDPGLPFHREVVRRAGSAVTPVRVDERGVCVGELADVRAVVVTPAHQYPTGVTLHPERRRALTDWARARGALIVEDDYDGEFRYDRQPVGALQGMAPGQVVYLGTASKTLGPALRLGWMVLPPRLVDAVADAKLHSDHHTESIGQLALTELIDSHAYDRHVRACRLRYRRRRDLLLDRLGARRDVRGIAAGLHALVEVDDETEVLARAEAAGLAVGRLGEHWHTRVSDTDRGGRADRPQGLVVGYGTPRERLYPEALEVLATVLDGT, encoded by the coding sequence TTGGACGGCTTCTGGTCCGGTGTCGGGGTCGATCTGCATCTCGAGCCCGACACCGGCGAAGGGCGTCGTGCCGGGCTCGAGCGTGCCCTGCGCGACGCCATACGGGACGGTCGGCTGTCGCCCGGGACGCGACTGCCCGCGACGCGACGGCTCGCGGGCGAGCTGGCGATCTCGCGGAACACGGTCAAGGCGGCCTACGACCAGCTCGTCGCCGAGGGCTACCTCACCGCCCGGCAGGGGTCCGGCACCCAGGTCGCCTCGCTGCCCTCGGTCGCCGCCGAACCGCCGGAGGCCGCCGCACGCGCGCGTGAGCCCCGTTTCGACCTGCGGCCCGGCAGTCCGGACGTCGGGGCGTTCCCGGCCGCCGCCTGGCTGCGCGCGCTGCGCCGCGCCATCGCGACGGCGCCTTCACTGGCGTACGACTACGGCGATCCGCGGGGGCGCATCGAGCTGCGGACGGCGCTGTCGGGGTATCTGGGGCGCGCACGGGGCGTGGTCGCGCCGCCGGAGCGGATCGTGATCACCTCCGGGTATGTGCAGGGGCTCGCGCTCCTCACGCGCGTGCTGGACGGCGCCCCGATCGCCATGGAGGACCCGGGGCTGCCCTTCCACCGGGAGGTCGTACGGCGGGCCGGCTCGGCCGTGACGCCGGTGCGGGTCGACGAGCGGGGGGTGTGCGTCGGCGAGCTGGCGGACGTGCGGGCCGTGGTCGTCACGCCCGCGCACCAGTACCCCACCGGCGTGACGCTGCACCCGGAGCGCCGGCGGGCGCTGACCGACTGGGCACGCGCGCGTGGGGCGCTGATCGTCGAGGACGACTACGACGGGGAGTTCCGTTACGACCGGCAGCCCGTCGGCGCGCTCCAGGGCATGGCGCCGGGGCAGGTCGTCTACCTGGGGACCGCCTCCAAGACCCTCGGGCCCGCGCTGCGGCTCGGCTGGATGGTGCTGCCGCCGCGGCTGGTCGACGCCGTCGCCGACGCCAAGCTGCACAGCGACCACCACACCGAGTCCATCGGCCAGCTCGCGCTCACCGAACTGATCGACAGCCACGCCTACGACCGTCACGTGCGCGCCTGCCGACTGCGTTACCGGCGCCGCCGCGACCTGCTCCTGGACCGGCTGGGCGCGCGCCGGGACGTGCGCGGGATCGCGGCCGGGCTGCACGCGCTGGTGGAGGTCGACGACGAGACGGAGGTGCTGGCCCGCGCGGAGGCGGCGGGGCTGGCGGTCGGACGGCTCGGCGAGCACTGGCACACGCGCGTGAGCGACACCGACCGCGGCGGCCGCGCCGACCGCCCGCAGGGGCTCGTCGTGGGGTACGGGACGCCTCGGGAGCGGCTGTATCCCGAGGCGCTGGAGGTGCTGGCGACGGTGTTGGACGGAACTTGA
- a CDS encoding aminopeptidase P family protein produces the protein MADELTPETPETESEEPIKQRKNGLYPGVSDELAESMKSGWADTELHDLEPIAQAAETAARRAALSARFPGERLVIPAGNLKTRSNDTEYAFRASVEYAYLTGNQTEDGVLVLEPTRAGHVATIYLLPRSDRENGEFWLSGQGELWVGRRHSLGEAEKLYGIPASDVRELADKLREATGPVRVVRGYDAGVEAALTDKVTAERDAELRVFLSEARLVKDDFEVGELQKAVDSTVRGFEDVVKVLDKAEATSERYIEGTFFLRARVEGNDVGYGTIAAAGPHACTLHWVRNDGPVRSGDLLLLDAGVETHTYYTADVTRTLPISGTFTEIQKKIYDAVYEAQEAGIAAVRPGGKYRDFHDAAQRVLAERIVEWGLVEGPVERVLELGLQRRWTLHGTGHMLGMDVHDCAAARVESYVDGTLEPGMVLTVEPGLYFQADDLTVPEEYRGIGVRIEDDILVTENGNRNLSDGLPRRSDEVEAWMASLKS, from the coding sequence GTGGCCGACGAGCTCACCCCGGAGACCCCGGAGACTGAGTCTGAGGAGCCCATCAAGCAGCGGAAGAACGGCCTGTACCCGGGCGTGTCCGACGAGCTGGCCGAGAGCATGAAGTCCGGCTGGGCCGACACCGAGCTCCATGACCTGGAGCCGATCGCCCAGGCGGCCGAGACCGCCGCCCGCCGCGCCGCGCTCTCCGCGCGCTTCCCCGGCGAGCGCCTGGTGATCCCCGCGGGCAACCTGAAGACCCGCTCGAACGACACGGAGTACGCCTTCCGCGCCTCCGTGGAGTACGCGTACCTCACCGGCAACCAGACGGAGGACGGCGTCCTGGTGCTGGAGCCCACGCGCGCGGGCCATGTCGCGACGATCTACCTCCTGCCGCGCTCCGACCGCGAGAACGGCGAGTTCTGGCTGTCCGGCCAGGGCGAGCTGTGGGTGGGCCGCCGGCACTCGCTCGGCGAGGCCGAGAAGCTGTACGGCATCCCCGCCTCCGACGTGCGCGAGCTGGCCGACAAGCTACGCGAGGCCACCGGCCCGGTGCGGGTCGTGCGCGGATACGACGCCGGCGTCGAGGCGGCCCTGACCGACAAGGTCACCGCCGAGCGCGACGCCGAGCTGCGCGTCTTCCTCTCCGAGGCCCGCCTGGTCAAGGACGACTTCGAGGTCGGCGAGCTGCAGAAGGCCGTCGACTCGACCGTCCGCGGCTTCGAGGACGTGGTCAAGGTCCTCGACAAGGCCGAGGCGACCAGCGAGCGCTACATCGAGGGCACGTTCTTCCTCCGCGCGCGCGTCGAGGGCAACGACGTCGGCTACGGCACCATCGCCGCCGCCGGCCCGCACGCCTGCACGCTGCACTGGGTCCGCAACGACGGCCCCGTGCGCTCGGGCGACCTGCTGCTCCTGGACGCGGGCGTCGAGACGCACACGTACTACACCGCCGACGTCACGCGGACGCTGCCGATCAGCGGCACGTTCACCGAGATCCAGAAGAAGATCTACGACGCCGTGTACGAGGCCCAGGAGGCCGGTATCGCGGCCGTCCGGCCCGGCGGCAAGTACCGGGACTTCCACGACGCCGCCCAGCGCGTGCTGGCCGAGCGGATCGTCGAGTGGGGCCTGGTCGAGGGCCCGGTCGAGCGTGTCCTGGAGCTCGGCCTCCAGCGCCGCTGGACGCTGCACGGCACCGGTCACATGCTCGGCATGGACGTCCACGACTGCGCCGCCGCGCGCGTGGAGTCGTACGTCGACGGCACGCTGGAGCCCGGCATGGTGCTGACCGTCGAGCCCGGGCTGTACTTCCAGGCCGACGACCTGACGGTGCCCGAGGAGTACCGGGGGATCGGCGTCCGGATCGAGGACGACATCCTCGTGACGGAGAACGGCAACCGGAACCTGTCGGACGGCCTGCCGCGGCGCTCCGACGAGGTGGAGGCCTGGATGGCCTCACTGAAGAGCTGA
- a CDS encoding YcnI family protein, giving the protein MKASRITSRNASPRNASRAASRVAAAAGVAGAAVLVLSSPAYAHVSVQPDGTAAKGGYALVNFRVPNERDDASTTKLEVTFPTDHPLSSVMPEKLDGWKITVTKSKLAKPLEVHGQQINEAVSKVTWTAEDKGVEPGYLQRFPVSMGALPDDADELVFKAVQTYSDKEVVRWIEVQEDGAEEPENPAPVLALADASEDEHSHGTTTAEDASDESDDAKAAASTTEAASDSSGGSDTTARVLGVVGIVVGAAGVAYGVLAGRRRTTPES; this is encoded by the coding sequence ATGAAGGCTTCTCGGATCACCTCCCGCAACGCCTCCCCCCGCAACGCCTCTCGTGCCGCCTCCCGCGTCGCCGCCGCCGCTGGCGTCGCCGGCGCCGCCGTGCTCGTCCTGTCCTCCCCCGCCTACGCGCACGTCTCCGTGCAGCCGGACGGCACGGCCGCCAAGGGCGGCTACGCCCTGGTGAACTTCCGCGTCCCCAACGAGCGCGACGACGCCTCGACCACCAAGCTCGAGGTCACCTTCCCGACCGACCACCCGCTGTCCTCGGTCATGCCGGAGAAGCTCGACGGCTGGAAGATCACCGTCACCAAGAGCAAGCTCGCCAAGCCGCTCGAGGTGCACGGGCAGCAGATCAACGAGGCCGTCTCCAAGGTGACCTGGACCGCCGAGGACAAGGGCGTCGAGCCCGGCTACCTCCAGCGGTTCCCGGTGTCCATGGGCGCACTGCCCGACGACGCCGACGAACTCGTCTTCAAGGCGGTCCAGACGTACTCCGACAAGGAGGTCGTGCGCTGGATCGAGGTCCAGGAGGACGGCGCGGAGGAGCCGGAGAACCCGGCGCCCGTGCTGGCCCTGGCGGACGCCTCCGAGGACGAGCACTCCCACGGCACGACGACCGCCGAGGACGCCTCCGACGAGTCGGACGACGCGAAGGCGGCCGCCTCGACGACCGAGGCCGCGTCCGACTCCTCCGGCGGCAGCGACACCACCGCCCGCGTCCTCGGCGTGGTCGGCATCGTCGTCGGCGCCGCCGGCGTGGCGTACGGCGTGCTCGCCGGCCGCCGCCGGACGACGCCCGAGTCGTGA
- a CDS encoding ATP-binding protein, whose product MSIWWSLHLRREAASVPLARRLLLGTMETAGVDPDVSYDLSVALSEACANAVEHGGNTGHSGGCSEAYRVTAYLDGEKCRIEVADSGPGFTGERPAPAPVQASADAENGRGLCLIRELADHVHIGNKPGLGGAVVSFDKILKWRKDAPLMAV is encoded by the coding sequence ATGAGCATCTGGTGGTCACTCCATCTGAGGCGCGAAGCCGCGAGCGTTCCCCTCGCCCGCCGCCTTCTGCTCGGCACCATGGAGACGGCCGGCGTCGATCCCGACGTCAGTTACGACCTCTCCGTCGCCCTGAGCGAGGCCTGCGCCAACGCCGTGGAGCACGGCGGGAACACCGGGCACAGCGGCGGCTGTTCGGAGGCCTACCGCGTCACCGCCTACCTCGACGGCGAGAAGTGCCGGATCGAGGTCGCCGACTCCGGGCCCGGGTTCACCGGCGAGCGGCCCGCGCCCGCACCGGTCCAGGCGAGCGCCGACGCCGAGAACGGGCGCGGCCTCTGTCTCATCCGGGAACTCGCCGACCACGTCCACATCGGCAACAAGCCGGGGCTCGGTGGCGCGGTGGTGAGCTTCGACAAGATCCTCAAGTGGCGGAAGGACGCGCCGCTGATGGCCGTATGA
- a CDS encoding triphosphoribosyl-dephospho-CoA synthase, whose protein sequence is MTSREDESLAQAAVAALTGQLALVPKPGLPDPRDLAARVTRQDHCGLRWSAKALAPGLAAMAAAARRTGEATPRLRAELGAIGRCTEHSVGLAGGGHRGALWTLGLLVSAAALDPRARGAEIAQTAKRIVGYPDRGAPRRPSRGSSVSARYGAAGARGEARAGFPHVRRALDALGKARSAGAREPEAQLDALLTVMSTLQDTELLHLAGPLALRHVQAGARGVLEAGGAATPAGREALAALDADLHTRAWSPRGSAGLLAGALFVDSLPLASSPRTANARTRVA, encoded by the coding sequence ATGACGAGCCGTGAGGACGAGTCGCTCGCGCAGGCCGCCGTGGCCGCGCTGACCGGACAACTGGCCCTGGTTCCCAAGCCGGGGCTGCCCGACCCGCGTGACCTCGCCGCCCGCGTCACCCGCCAGGACCACTGCGGGCTGCGCTGGTCGGCCAAGGCGCTCGCACCCGGCCTCGCGGCCATGGCCGCCGCCGCCCGCCGCACCGGCGAAGCCACGCCCCGGCTCCGCGCGGAGCTGGGCGCGATCGGGCGGTGCACCGAGCACTCGGTGGGGCTGGCCGGCGGCGGGCACCGGGGCGCGCTGTGGACGCTCGGTCTGCTGGTCTCGGCGGCCGCCCTCGACCCCCGCGCGCGCGGGGCCGAGATCGCCCAGACCGCCAAGCGGATCGTCGGGTACCCCGACCGGGGCGCGCCACGGCGGCCGTCGCGCGGCTCCTCGGTGTCCGCACGCTACGGCGCGGCCGGCGCCCGGGGTGAGGCACGCGCGGGATTCCCGCACGTACGGCGGGCGTTGGACGCGCTCGGCAAGGCCCGTTCGGCCGGCGCCCGCGAGCCCGAGGCACAGCTGGACGCCCTGCTCACCGTGATGTCCACCCTCCAGGACACCGAACTCCTGCACCTCGCCGGCCCACTGGCCCTGCGTCATGTGCAGGCGGGCGCCCGCGGCGTCCTGGAAGCGGGCGGTGCGGCGACCCCGGCCGGCCGGGAAGCCCTCGCCGCACTCGACGCCGACCTCCACACGCGCGCGTGGAGCCCACGCGGCAGCGCCGGCCTCCTGGCAGGCGCACTGTTCGTGGACTCCCTGCCCCTCGCCTCATCGCCCCGAACGGCGAACGCGCGGACACGGGTTGCTTGA
- a CDS encoding intradiol ring-cleavage dioxygenase, producing MFMTGNHKDNLTRRRALAVTGGTVAAGGLAVAGYQSAFADTTAEAETTAASASATSTSSSCMTLMTSVTEGPYYLDGALVRKDITEGKSGVPLTLRLTVVDATDGCTPVSGAAVEIWHCDAWGYYSGYTTANPGGSAPAESEDGSTADDNTYLRGYQIANANGVVKFETIFPGWYTPRTCHIHVRVHTGGEKADGTYEGGKVNYTGQFFFDDDIAAEIFTLEPYSKHSGSYTKLADDMVYDGGGASSGLLTLKAVHKADPSKGYKGFLTLGVDPDAESTGAGSGGGGTPPGDAPTGAPPSDAPSATTSESATSSTTAS from the coding sequence ATGTTCATGACGGGAAACCACAAAGACAACCTCACGCGGCGCCGCGCTCTCGCGGTGACCGGCGGCACGGTCGCGGCCGGCGGGCTCGCCGTCGCGGGCTACCAGTCGGCGTTCGCCGACACGACCGCGGAGGCCGAGACGACGGCCGCGTCCGCCTCGGCGACCTCCACGAGCAGCAGCTGCATGACGCTGATGACGAGCGTCACGGAGGGGCCGTACTACCTCGATGGCGCCTTGGTGCGCAAGGACATCACCGAGGGCAAGAGCGGCGTCCCGCTGACCCTGCGCCTCACCGTCGTCGACGCCACCGACGGCTGCACCCCGGTCTCCGGCGCCGCCGTCGAGATCTGGCACTGCGACGCCTGGGGCTACTACTCCGGCTACACCACCGCCAACCCCGGCGGTTCCGCCCCGGCGGAGAGCGAGGACGGCTCGACGGCCGACGACAACACCTATCTGCGCGGCTACCAGATCGCCAACGCCAACGGGGTCGTCAAGTTCGAGACGATCTTCCCCGGCTGGTACACCCCGCGCACCTGCCACATCCACGTCCGGGTGCACACCGGCGGCGAGAAGGCGGACGGCACCTACGAGGGCGGCAAGGTCAACTACACCGGCCAGTTCTTCTTCGACGACGACATCGCCGCGGAGATCTTCACGCTGGAGCCGTACTCGAAGCACTCCGGCAGCTACACCAAGCTCGCCGACGACATGGTCTACGACGGCGGCGGCGCGTCCAGCGGCCTGCTGACCCTCAAGGCCGTCCACAAGGCCGACCCGTCCAAGGGCTACAAGGGCTTCCTCACCCTGGGCGTCGACCCCGACGCCGAGAGCACGGGCGCGGGCAGCGGCGGTGGCGGCACCCCGCCCGGAGACGCCCCGACGGGCGCCCCGCCGAGCGACGCCCCGTCGGCCACGACCTCGGAGTCGGCCACGTCGTCGACGACGGCTTCGTAG